The DNA region GTCTGGATGTCGGCATCCGGTCCGCCGCGCAGCGCGCGCAGCCCGCCGTAGCCGACGACCGCGCCGTCCTGCTCGTCCACGAGGTAGTGGCTGTGCGGGGCCGAAAGCTCGGCGGCCATGGTCTGCTCGCTCCATGCGTCGGTGGGGAAGCTGCGGCGCTCGAGCGCCATGATCGCGCCGAGATCCCCCGCCGTGGCGATGCGCAGCGTCATGCGCTCACCCGCTTCGGGGCGCCCGGCTGCACGACATCCGGCGAGCGCAGGTACAGCGGCTCCGCGCCGGTGAGAGTGCGCGCGGCGGTGATCGCCCGCGCACCGACTCTGGCCAGAGCGGAGGCGGAGAGCTCGACCGTCTCGATCACGGGCTCCTCCAGCTCGGCACCGTGTGGGGCGAGCCGGGTGGGCGCGACGAGGTTGGGGATGCCGTCGGCATCCGTGCCGTCGAAGACGCTCACGGCGATCTCCCGGCGGCGCGCGTCGGTCACGACGGCGAACCTGCCGGGGATCGTGGCGGCCTCGGCGACGGCGTAGTGGCTGGGGACCGGTATGACGGGGATGCCGCGGCCGAGGGCGAACGTGCGCGCCGCGGCGATCCCGATCCGCAGGCCCGTGAAGGGGCCGGGGCCCATGCCCGCGACCACCTGCGTGATGCCCGGGCGTGCGACCTGTGCGAGCAGATCGCCGATGACCTCCGCATGCCCGAGCGGGTCGGGCGAGGCGGCCTCGGCGACGGTGCGCCCGTCGGCGTCGATGACGGCGACGGTGGTGCCCAGCGAGGTGTCGACGGCGAGAATCACCCTCTCAGGGTAGTCGGCTCCGCCCTGGTGCTCACTGGGTGACGGGTCGCGCGGCGCGGTGCTCGATCGTCACGAATCGGGGCGCGTCGGCATCCAGCTCCTCGTCGGCGAGCTCGGTCACGCCACCGACCGGCCGCTCGATCTCGATGTCCCACCACGCGTCGGCGACGGCCGCGGCCATGTCGCGCCCCCACTCGATGACGACCACCGACCGGGCGAAGTCGATGTCCAGGTCGTCGAGCTCCGCCGCGGACGCGAGCCGGTACGCGTCCACGTGCACGAGCGGCGCGCCGCCGGTCAGCGAGGGGTGCGTGCGGGCGATGACGAACGTGGGGCTCTGCACGGGCCCGCGCACGCCGAGCCCGGATGCCAGCCCCCGCGTGAACGTCGTCTTGCCCGCGCCCAGCGGCCCGGTCAGCACGATGAGATCGCCCGCCCCGAGCTGCTCGCCGATGCGCAGGCCGAGGTGCTCCATGGCATCCGTCGTCGCGATCTCCCGCCGCCCCAGGAACGCGGGGTCGATGCTCATGACACCGTCCTGCGCGGCACCCGGGCGCCGATGCGGGTGACGATCTCGTAGTTGATCGTGCCCGCGGCATCCGCCCACTCCGTCGCCGCCGGATGCCCGCGCGTCGGGTCGCCGAACAGCACGACCTCGTCGCCGACGGCCACCTGCTCGTCGCCCACGTCGACGACGAACTGGTCCATCGCCACGCGCCCGGCGACGGTGTGCGGCCGGCCGGCCACGAGCACCGGGCCTCGACCGGACGCCTGCCGGGGCACGCCGTCGGCGTAC from Microbacterium soli includes:
- the tsaB gene encoding tRNA (adenosine(37)-N6)-threonylcarbamoyltransferase complex dimerization subunit type 1 TsaB; amino-acid sequence: MILAVDTSLGTTVAVIDADGRTVAEAASPDPLGHAEVIGDLLAQVARPGITQVVAGMGPGPFTGLRIGIAAARTFALGRGIPVIPVPSHYAVAEAATIPGRFAVVTDARRREIAVSVFDGTDADGIPNLVAPTRLAPHGAELEEPVIETVELSASALARVGARAITAARTLTGAEPLYLRSPDVVQPGAPKRVSA
- the tsaE gene encoding tRNA (adenosine(37)-N6)-threonylcarbamoyltransferase complex ATPase subunit type 1 TsaE gives rise to the protein MSIDPAFLGRREIATTDAMEHLGLRIGEQLGAGDLIVLTGPLGAGKTTFTRGLASGLGVRGPVQSPTFVIARTHPSLTGGAPLVHVDAYRLASAAELDDLDIDFARSVVVIEWGRDMAAAVADAWWDIEIERPVGGVTELADEELDADAPRFVTIEHRAARPVTQ